The following are encoded together in the Plasmodium reichenowi strain SY57 chromosome 3, whole genome shotgun sequence genome:
- a CDS encoding protein kinase, putative, with amino-acid sequence MGLRYSSKEENAKYFHRGYIFEPNIRQIDGLDFYNCIFLKKGEKRLVRKVKNVMLKGWTFHDLLKIRTLNYECINTDLNYLLRIYNIFEDQDFAYVVSENCSGGFLFDVLKNNDTIISEQSLSTWLYQIITALLFMEEHDIYHGNVNGYCIFFKDEERKEIRVSLLSKNSKYDNFDEDGNLYGLFYIRSPQEIRKLYHDKNNTWYIGVLLYLFLFGTYPFISNNVLLNYYNIVNKDILFNTSQIQNKKFSPFVLDFLEKALEKNYIKRPTLKELLKHPWITGREKHSNIDIVDEKTRMMAQQTIICAENIILNLEEDNE; translated from the exons atgGGTTTACGTTATTCATCTAAGGAAGAAAATGCTAAGTATTTTCATCGaggatatatatttgaacCAAATATAAGACAAATTGATGGTTTGGATTTCTATAATTGTATTTTTCTTAAGAAAGGAGAAAAACGATTAGTTAGAAAAGTGAAGAATGTCATGTTGAAGGGATGGACATTTCATGATTtgttaaaaataagaaCATTGAATTATGAATGTATAAATACTGacttaaattatttattaaggatttataatatttttgaagACCAAGATTTTGCTTATGTTGTTTCAGAAAATTGCTC GGGAGGATTTCTGTTTGACgttttaaaaaacaatGACACGATTATTAGTGAGCAATCATTATCTACATGGCtatatcaaataataacaGCTCTATTGTTTATGGAAGAACATGATATATATCATGGGAATGTGAATGGATATTGtatcttttttaaagaTGAGGAACGAAAAGAAATACGTGTAAGTTTATTAAGTAAAAATAGTAAGTATGATAACTTTGATGAAGATGGGAATTTGTATggtttattttatattagaTCACCACAAGAAATAAGGAAATTATATcatgataaaaataatacatgGTATATAGGtgttcttttatatttatttttgtttgGGACATATCCTTTTATAAGTAATAATGTTTTattgaattattataatattgttaataaggatattctttttaatacatcccaaattcaaaataaaaaattcagTCCCTTTGTGTTGGACTTTTTAGAAAAAGCACTcgaaaaaaattacattaAAAGGCCCACCTTGAAGGAATTACTAAAGCATCCATGGATAACGG gAAGAGAAAAACACTCAAATATCGATATAGTGGATGAAAAAACAAGAAT GATGGCGCAACAAACCATCATATGCGcagaaaatattattcttaaCTTAGAGGAGGACAATGAgtga
- a CDS encoding peptidase, putative produces MVGHNNTIKRVPPFMKELEDIYNICYSGLNKIDKCIFVKKIKRRINIHEIDMYQLCILHYQLCNKEKIYKMSYVQEDMDISNCFFDRGETKIYFSKDGNIGCLFNTNEKKLRIELFKNVSDNGNFFFTCMNSILINDLHKKFFIYESFCSFNTNNTLLIYSAENKDQRLKKEKNSLQEKDLDAWDKLNNGIYVETFGEQFNCNSFYLYLYNLLENNIKYITVKDVTSCYYSPQFIDENSFVCLSYRTTPYRLGIYAFNIRPNDLYLCTLNEADLKICDDRNKYKSNNTNNSNNNNNNNDNNKAYVRCAYTKISSKNFKHTASPYIIKHEDTVYVACLVVFSKNQECKQHITEYNLVLIKLNKQETKSTSFLQDHEKENVKEKAHQNGNINININSNNNSNSNGNGNGNDVHPNKVQEKKDENLLVNINNSTIYHPNESNEKRNSLTNDYENTNYSYEDNYVHNDDNDIYINGYLKKFQNENTNEENNNKREYSYDTNKQYDEDTCYDTLSDVHKQYTCGDEDDLNNGYHNNNNNKLKEEDGCTYHMHEHKDDVCNYTKVQTEILIKEGNYTTYFRGLYTNEIKGCCYPYIFLNTILYCSKIVVAVHMFTKKIYRILISNIYHEDDFNTSIEILTMKNDNILISIRNMLLNDVLAYCIFNEKNIHGDYIYLINLKSYNLDFHKYESLQDGNICTKHAKNSCDGKHNNICDGKHNNICDGNHNNICDGNHNNICDDNHNNNICDGNHNNNNNNNCDGHVSTQKSNTCKNHKGSILYLSLNDNSKKLFMLLNEMVTSLFQDKHPYIRRKDAHFNLLYENENSFLYDIQEKNFSLSNFNLFNKKKLRNLILYIHGGPYSITLNEYKNIFIYFAASGFDVLCVNYIGSLSFSDKLNILSGHINSIEIDDIINIFKDFVNYFGDYENIYLYGGSYGAFASCSLLTKYNSLFKSACIINGVYEWILSTYSSDVPDFFLNITRNKFSEYDYNLSKEDYEQLYDMSPINFAHNISSPILIISSKDDKRVSYHNSIALYNKLRALKKKCKLFLFQNTNHSIDNYSYDETMLLNIILWFYDYDDKRKK; encoded by the coding sequence atggtTGGGCATAATAACACGATAAAAAGAGTACCGCCGTTTATGAAAGAGCTAGaagatatttataacatatGTTATAGCGGcttaaataaaattgaCAAGTgtatttttgtaaaaaaaataaagagaagaataaatatacatgaGATAGATATGTACCAATTATGTATTCTTCATTATCAACTATGCAATAAAGAgaagatatataaaatgtcTTATGTTCAAGAAGATATGGATATAAGCAATTGTTTTTTTGACAGGGGTGAAAcaaagatatatttttcgAAAGATGGAAATATAGGTTGTTTATTtaatacaaatgaaaagaaattaaGAATTGAATTATTCAAAAATGTAAGCGATAATGgtaatttcttttttacaTGTATGAATAGTATATTGATTAATGatttacataaaaaattctttatatatgaatCTTTCTGTTCTTTTAATACTAATAATACTCTATTAATATATAGTGCTGAAAATAAAGATCAAAGGctaaaaaaagaaaaaaacagCTTACAAGAAAAAGATTTAGATGCATGggataaattaaataatggAATCTACGTAGAAACCTTTGGAGAACAATTTAATTgtaattctttttatttatatttatataatttattagaaaataatataaaatatataaccGTCAAAGATGTCACAAGTTGTTATTACTCTCCACAATTTATTGATGAAAATTCTTTTGTTTGTTTATCGTATAGAACTACACCATATAGATTAGGCATCTACGCTTTTAATATAAGACCTAATGATTTGTATTTATGTACATTGAACGAAGCAGATTTGAAGATCTGTGACGACagaaataaatacaaatcAAACAATACTAATAACAgcaataataacaacaataataatgataataataaggcTTATGTTAGGTGTGCTTATACAAAAATTTCAtcaaaaaattttaaacATACCGCATCtccatatattataaaacatGAAGATACAGTATATGTAGCATGTTTAGTTGTCTTCTCTAAAAATCAAGAATGTAAACAACACATTACCGAATATAATTTGGTATTAATAAAACTAAATAAACAAGAAACAAAATCAACAAGCTTTTTACAAGACCATGAAAAGGAAAACGTTAAGGAAAAGGCACACCAAAatggaaatataaatataaacattaatagtaataataatagtaatagtaaTGGTAATGGTAATGGTAATGATGTACACCCGAATAAGgtacaagaaaaaaaagatgagAATCTTCTTgttaatataaacaattcAACTATTTATCATCCAAACGAAAGCAACGAAAAACGAAACAGTCTTACAAATGATTATGAGAACACCAACTATAGTTATGAGGACAATTATGTAcataatgatgataacgatatatatattaatggatatttaaaaaagttTCAAAACgaaaatacaaatgaagaaaataataataaacgTGAATATTCTTATGATACGAATAAACAATATGATGAAGATACCTGTTATGATACCTTATCCGATGTACATAAACAATATACATGTGGCGATGAAGATGATTTGAATAATGgatatcataataataataataataaattaaaagaagaagatgGTTGTACTTATCATATGCATGAACATAAAGATGATGTTTGTAATTATACTAAAGTTCAAACAGAAATACTTATTAAAGAAGGGAATTATACTACATATTTTAGAGGATTATATACAAACGAAATCAAAGGATGTTGTTatccatatatttttttaaatactattttatattgtaGTAAAATAGTAGTAGCAGTTCATATGTTtaccaaaaaaatatatagaattCTAATAAGTAATATATACCATGAAGATGATTTTAATACAAgtatagaaatattaacCATGAAAAATGACAACATCTTGATAAGTATAAGaaatatgttattaaaTGATGTATTAGcatattgtatatttaatgaaaaaaatatacatggagattatatatatttaataaatttaaaaagttATAATTTGGATTTTCACAAATATGAAAGTCTCCAAGATGGCAACATCTGCACAAAACATGCGAAAAATAGTTGTGATGGTAAgcataataatatatgtgatGGTAAgcataataatatatgtgatggtaaccataataatatatgtgatggtaaccataataatatatgtgatgataaccataataataatatatgtgatggtaaccataataataataataataataattgcGATGGTCATGTTTCGACGCAGAAAAGCAACACTTGTAAAAATCATAAGGGAAGCATTTTATACTTATCGTTAAACGATAActcaaaaaaattatttatgcTCCTAAACGAAATGGTAACATCACTATTTCAAGATAAACATCCATATATAAGAAGAAAAGATGCACActttaatttattatatgaaaatgaaaatagctttttatatgatattcAAGAGAAAAATTTTAGTTTATctaattttaatttatttaataaaaaaaaattaagaaatcttattttatatatacatggAGGTCCTTATAGTATAAcattaaatgaatataaaaatatattcatatacTTTGCAGCATCAGGTTTTGATGTTTTGTGTGTTAATTATATTGGTTCCTTATCCTTTTCCGATAAacttaatatattaagtGGTCATATTAATTCAATAGAAATAgatgatattattaatatttttaaagattttgtaaattattttggagattatgaaaatatttatttatatggaGGATCCTATGGAGCATTTGCATCATGTTCAttattaacaaaatataactCTTTATTTAAAAGTGCTTGTATTATTAATGGAGTATATGAATGGATTCTATCTACATATTCAAGTGATGTTCCGGATTTCTTTCTTAACATAACTAGAAATAAATTTTCAgaatatgattataatttaaGCAAAGAAGATTATGAACAACTATATGATATGTCTCCTATTAATTTTGCtcataatatatcttcTCCAATTCTAATTATATCCTCAAAAGATGATAAACGAGTATCTTATCATAATAGTATTgctttatataataaacttAGGGctcttaaaaaaaaatgtaagCTCTTTCTATTTCAAAATACAAATCATTCCATAGATAATTATTCTTATGATGAAACCATGTTGCTCAACATTATCTTGTGGTTCTACGACTATGACgataaaagaaaaaaataa
- a CDS encoding ATP-dependent RNA helicase, putative, whose translation MNDSDEEKYFEEDGNEEEKISSDVKNRDSSKEEQIDTLEEFMLEINKVIEEEEKKKEEDLESHENKNLYNNKIINKRNVDSQKFKDNIIISKNKNDPVDYKIYDNSLDDNDVTADIYEYLEKQKEICDMEIKKKRKKNAELECNDKNCMEKIYNDNDMTSCDRKHKKSKEDFKEYHIYDDNEFLEQQHKYYYHHLDDDDGEEVILDEINYDSIPKEEFKKDIFVIDENVHSFTLEESVEYKKKNNIISMGFNIPKPIYSLLQIKNLIDNDILQRIYDTYLSTLFPVQSMVIPIFLSGRDHIVTSNAGTGKTLSYIISLIIHMMNYKKIKKNSLCDIDKKENINFDKKKNDYFSCSTDALILTPTRELCIQIYDDINNICCNKLKTCVLCSGIDYKNIYNNIRKGTDIVICTVKTLIHFVNKKYFSLVKIKYVIVDEFDLLFSKQFLHLVTSVLKNIRTDSIKGMFSSMVVSEPMYGLVKTYLNKKYITIKIENKYSMIYEKFYILEECSKYNYLIDNIKKCSDKGQGFIFCNSKKNVMLLYDKLKKERSLNSISFDFIYGDLLQNERIYKYEKLKNKKTHILITTDLMSRGIDLINLNFVINYDCPSDIFIYIHRIGRCSSVNNEGQAITFILPSEKKMAFLIYTHLKNKKRKIDKELEDFILSNNLNNDIQMKSYKRKMNNSILNMPLKNIHNMCNVVNNNMSTENSFLQKKNLLVNKENSTKKLNMISPDDVLSSSSEDE comes from the exons atgaacgATTCTGATGAAGAGAAATATTTTGAAGAAGATGGTAATGAAGAAGAGAAAATAAGTAGTGATGTAAAGAATCGAGATAGCTCGAAGGAAGAACAAATTGATACCCTGGAAGAATTTATGttagaaataaataaagttatagaagaagaagaaaaaaaaaaagaagaagattTAGAATCACAtgaaaacaaaaatttgtataataataagataaTTAATAAACGAAATGTGGATTCTCAAAAGTTCaaagataatattattattagtaaaaataaaaatgatcCTGTTGactataaaatatatgataatagtcttgatgataatgatgtAACAGCTGATATATATGAGTATCTggaaaaacaaaaagaaatatgTGATATggaaattaaaaagaaaagaaaaaaaaatgcaGAGTTAGAAtgtaatgataaaaattgtatggaaaaaatatataatgataatgatatgACATCATGTGATagaaaacataaaaaaagCAAAGAAGATTTTAAAgaatatcatatatatgatgataacGAATTTTTGGAACAACAACATaagtattattatcatcatcttgatgatgatgatggTGAAGAGGTCATTTTAGACGAGATTAATTATGATAGCATTCCAAAGGAAGAATTCAAAAAGGACATTTTTGTGATTGATGAAAATGTTCATAGTTTTACGTTAGAAGAAAGTgtagaatataaaaagaaaaataatataataagtaTGGGATTTAATATACCTAAACCTATTTATTCCTTATTACAGATAAAGAATTTAATAGATAATGATATTTTACAAAGAATATATGATACATATTTAAGTACCTTATTTCCGGTTCAAAGTATGGTTATCcctatttttttaagtGGTCGAGATCATATAGTAACTAGTAATGCTGGTACAGGGAAGACCTTATCTTATATCATATCGTTGATTATACATATGatgaattataaaaagataaagaaaaatagTTTATGTGATATAgataaaaaggaaaacataaatttcgataagaagaaaaatgattattttaGCTGTTCTACAGATGCTTTAATTTTAACACCTACAAGAGAATTATGTATCCaaatatatgatgatataaataatatatgttgtaataaattaaaaacatGTGTTTTATGTAGTGGAATAGATTATaagaacatatataataatataagaaaagGTACTGATATTGTAATATGTACTGTAAAAACATTAATACattttgttaataaaaaatatttttcattagtaaaaataaaatatgttattGTAGACGAGtttgatttattattttctaaacAGTTTTTACATTTGGTAACATctgttttaaaaaatattagaaCGGATTCTATCAAAGGTATGTTTTCTTCGATGGTAGTATCAGAACCTATGTACGGATTAGTAAAAACTTAtttaaataagaaatatattactataaaaattgaaaataaGTATTCTATgatatatgaaaaattttatattcttgAAGAATGCTCgaaatataattatttaatagataatataaagaaatgtTCTGATAAAGGGCAAGggtttattttttgtaatagTAAAAAGAATgttatgttattatatgataaattgaaaaaagaaagatcACTTAATTCTATTTCTTttgattttatatatgGAGATTTACTTCAAAATGaaagaatatataagtatgaaaaattaaaaaataaaaaaacacatattttaataacaaCAGATTTGATGTCTAGAGGAATAGATCTTATCaatttaaattttgttattaatTATGATTGTCCTAgtgatatatttatatatatccataGGATAGGTCGATGTTCTAGCGTAAACAATGAGG gCCAAGCAATTACCTTCATCCTTCCTtctgaaaaaaaaatggcTTTCCTCATTTATACGCACTTAAAAAACAAGAAGCGAAAAATAGATAAAGAATTAGAAGATTTTATTTTAAGTAATAATTTAAACAACGATATACAAATGAAAAgttataaaagaaaaatgaacaattcaattttaaatatgcccttaaaaaatatacacaaCATGTGTAATGTagttaataataatatgagtACGGAAAATAGTTTtcttcaaaaaaaaaatttattagTAAATAAGGAAAATTCAACAAAAAAGTTGAACATGATTTCTCCCGATGATGTcttatcatcatcatcagAAGATGAATGA